TCCCTGCTATATGAAACTGGCAGCATCTCAAGGGAGAGCACAGGGATTCAGTAAACACTACCTGGAAGTACCAAGAAAGACAACAGATTACTAGCTTAAATTCAAAAAAACTCTGTTAATAGTTAATAGAGATTATAAAATAAGACCATCTTTATCTGAGTGTTTCCTTAAGATTGTAataattcctttgttcagacctaacacttggtgcccctactataaaaagatGTGATCAGAAGCCGgtctttgccacagccttacaaacaccatctctggctgtggtttcagctagctgataagcagTTCTGgccaatggattttttttattttattttcatttttatttctgatttctggtttttggtttctggaataaagtttgcttctcaTTTATTAGACATctgtggtctgtccccatctttacGCAACCCCCCTGGACCCAACAGAATTCTCTGTTTTACTCCATTGTTGGGTGTTCCTGTTGTGTCAATTCAGTGTCTCCTTATTACTACGATTCTGTAGTCTGAAGATCTGGAATGGTAAGATACTCAGAATTTTCTCTGGTTAAGTGTTATTTTGGCTGTATGGGGTCTTTTGTGGTTCCCTTTGAATTCtatgttactattttttttaaaaaaaaaaaaagaactctactTTCATTGAAACTAGACACAGGCTTTGATTGAGTTTGCTTTGActcttttaaaagcttttgttaaaatgatcatttttacaatattaattctatcAGTCTATGAGCATGGGAAGAAATGGAATTGAAAATTGGGAGGGGGACAGTGAACAAAAGGGTCATAGAGGGGACATATATACAAGTGATCGAGTAGAAGCTTCTCATATATATGTGAAAGAATCTAAATGGAATCACCCAATAATGGAGAATACAAAGTCCCAACAAGACATCTTGAGCTAACAGTGACAGGAATGGCCTAAACATAATTGACATAATTGATTTATTTGGATTACAAGCCCTGTGAAACTCCTAAGCAATTCAGCTGTTTGCTAAGATTATCTGTGGCTTGCTGTCTACAAACTAATGATGAAGCTCTCTTGTTAAAGGCAATACCTTCATATCTCATTGAAGATGGAGAAATCATGTGGTGCCTAACTGGAGCCTTCACTGCTCCTGAATAGTGTTCATGGTCCTGAAACGTAATCTGCAAGCTACAGAGGAAAAGGTAAACACCATCCAGTGATGTACCCTCTAATCCACCAGGTGATCTGCTTGTAAAATATGCTGAGAGAATAGTAGCACAAAGGTTGTGGAAATATCCAAGGACTAATTCACTGAATTTAAGGCCTAGTCCATGAGATAGCTCCAGTGCATGACCCTGCTTTGTTAGCCATGAGCCTGAGACTAAATAGGCCATGGAACTAGATAGAATCAAATACTACTATATTACTAAAGGAACACTGCAACTAAATCACTCCCAAAGACATTCTTGGGTCTCCATAGATCAGTGTCTCAGTTACCCAGCATTGGAGAAAGTTCATCATGCAGAGACCCATACTGAACAAGTCACTGAGAGTCCTCAATGGGATATCTTTATCAAACTCCTCCCTCCAGGGTTCAGGGAGCTATGCTGAAGAGGACATGGAAAGAGTCCATGAGCCAGTGGGGACAGAAGATGTAAAAGAAACAACCCACTCCTGactcatatgaattcacagacaCAGTGGTAGTAGACACAAGGCCTGCACAGGGTCAAAACAGATGGTTTCCAGCATAGAGAAGGAACATAAGCactactatgggcctgtaggttgaagatggatgccccaaggatacagaagaacttttctTGTcagtccaggcagccagatgtctctatcaattctagagttttagaagttgtatataatgcactttctgtttacttaggtaatattatatccttctggagtctttgatggagttgaagaatttatacttatagttatagttttatatatagttaagataaattagatataagtattgtaacttcaattcttggttgataactgttttattatgtgtaattttactatgttaaggccttcctttttgtttaaacagaaaaggggaaatggtgtaggaggtccttctgtttatgtgttgttttcattgcttaatgaataaagaaactgccttggcctagttgataacTCATAACTTAAgttggtggggaagacagaactgaatgctgggaggaagaaaggcagaatagGAAAGAGACAAAATAgggccgccagagacagacatgccaaatctttcccagtaagccactgccacatggtgatacaagattaatagaaacgggttaaactgagatgtcagagttagccaataagaagttagagctaatgggccaagacgtgttttaattaatacagtgtctgtgtggttatttcaggtggaAGCTAGCCATGcaactgggacaaacaagcagatcCCTCCTTGCAACAGATGCCTCTAAAACAACATTATATTTTCTCAATTTAACCTCTCAAGTACAAAGACCATTTTCATTTGGATTCCTTTAGAGCTCTTAGTGATCTCTTATATTCCAGAAGATGGGGAAAGTTCCTTTAAAAAGCAGAAACATCTAGTATTCTTAGCCCTCAGAATGCCAACAGTTTGCTAGTCATGATATGCACATTGTCTTGAGGCAGTTGACTCAGTCTTCAGAGGTCACATTCAAGGCTGATGTTACTGTTCCAGCTAGCagtatactcacacacacacacacacacacacacacacacacacacacacctatgcacagGAGGTGAGTAGACGACCTGGGTGTTGCCCTGCACTGTGGCATGGCAGCCACATAACCCTAGAATCCTAAGGTGAGCTATGTGGAAATCATTGGGAAATCAGAGATCATGTCCTGACCTCTCCAAATTGCTAAGCCTTCTGGAACAACTGAGGAGGAGactaaaataaaaccatgtaagACAGGAAAAGGTTTCTCAAGGTCATGTGGACACTCATACCTCAATTCTGCCTCAGACTTCAGGTTCCAATGGGATGAACCAAGTTTAGTAGTGTCTATTTCTTAACTTACACATCATGAAGATATCAGGGAGAGGATTAAACATCACCAAGTAGCTACAGGATTAATGTGTTGAAATACTgcagattaaaacaaaaactctaagAAAGGTTGTTAAAGATTTCATCATGACTACATTAAACATCATggacaaaaatatcaaaatgtggAACTAAGTTGCATTATCACAGCAGCTAAAGTTTGTGgcatataatttagaaataatcataatcaaagaataaaaattgacaTCATTCACCTAAGAACAAATTTGAAAACAGCTGGGAAAAGCCTCAGATAAAGTAACACTATGGGCTCCACATCTTAAGATTCTCCTTGTGTTAACTGGTATACAGTCCTGAACAAGTCTTAGCTACCGACTTTGTGGTAGTTATCATTGAGAGGGTTAGGGTCTTCTATGCGTCTCATGATGCAACACAGCAAATGGAAGACCAAGGGGCTTTAGGGGTTATATTTTGAGTTAGAACTTTGAGTATTTATAAATACTAGATGTATTTGAAAGAGAATATGATAttcaaacatgcaggcagattATAGATACATTAAATTAGATAATATGAGGTAGAGAAGCACATATCTCTCTATATGAAACTATACATTAATAAATACTCATATTTCtctattgcattttatttgtgcTCAACATGCTCATGTGTCCCAGGTACATTTTATTTCCAAGGACTGAGACTTCCAGAGCCTACCAGCATTTAAGGAGAAGAGATTTTTGCCAATTTagtctgtattttctttgtattgaCACTTTTATCTCTTTGAATTTGCATAATCTTAATGATTCTCTGGAAACATATTACTACATAATGAATAACAACTATTTGTattaaacactgaaaataaaaatattcaaaataattgtTCACATATAATCTATAGACATGTAgaatatgaatgaaaatagaggcacacagagaagacagagtgCTAATGAccacagaaacacatttttatgAACTACTAatcaatgattttatttaaaataacctaTCTTCTTTCAGTCAGGGACATAGCCTGCTAATGCTTTATCTCACACGAAGGAGTAGACTGgctcttcttttctatttctaatagGTGAAGGACATGATTCATTCTACCTCATGCGAACCCTTTTCCTGATTTTCTTCTTACAAGCAAGCCATCTGACCTCTCCAGTAACAGCACACTGGTTCCTAGAAAGGGATATGCTGGCTGCTAAAGAGTTTCCAGAAACTTTGAAATGGTAAAGACAAGAGTAGCACATTCCTAAAGCAGGATTACTTGTAAATTCAAGAAATACCCAATATAAAGTTAtatgccaaattaaaaaaaaaaacagaccaagTGAGGATGCCAAATCTCTCTGGTCACAACaactgcatttttattattaatgaataatATATTTCAAGTCTTGTATTTACTTGGGAAATTTTTATGCATATCATTAATTGTACATCTCtatatactttgttttaaaagattacatttttatttttaaggatgtgtgtgtatgtgtgtgtgtgtgtgtgtgtgtgtgtgtgtgtgtgtatgtgtgtgtgcctgtgtttgtacCTTGGAGGTAAGAAAAGGATGTTAGAAGCCCTGAAGATGGAGCTGCAGGAAGCTGTGAGCTGTCCAGTgtagatgctgagaaccaaactcagatcctctacaagagcagtgtgcactctgCACTGAGGAGcatctctccatttctgtctctagAGAGCAGTGTCCTCACCCTGTATTTAGCAATTTGAGCATCTGTCTGCTGTAAGCTGTGCACCACGATGCTCTATTTCTGTGAGCCACATTTTTACTGCTccaatatttcattcattttcacaaTACTCTATAAATATTCTCCTTAACATTCCACTACAATAGTTAAGTGGGAAATGAAGCAGGACAGATAGACTTTCAGAACCACACCTCAGTATAAGTTGGTACTGAACCAGATGCATTATGCACCTTTTAATAATGTTGGTATCTAAACTGGACCCATATAGGCACAGTTGGGAACTACATGGATGGAAGCTGACATTCAAGGTTTTATTATGTCAATTAGGCTATTAGCTGCAGATATCACATGAAGAaccaggagaaaaggaggaagccagAGGTACTCTGTGGGTATGTCAGGTTTAGGGATCCAGGAATCTACTTCCTTCATGCCTAAACCATAGATGCAGAATGCCTTGGCCCCATGGAGGAAGGCTGTTGGGATCATCTGGTCATCACCAGTCACATGACAATGTGGTGTCATGAGGCAGATCCACCCCTATTCACACACTCTCTGACAGGCTGAGACAGAGCCCAGGATCAGAATAAAAGGGCTGAGGTACAGGGCACTTCCATCACTCATCTCCTGAGATATCCAGAGATTGTGAGCTCCCTGTCAACTTGGTAAGTGTCCATGGGAGGCAAGAGCAGagacttttccagaggacttgccAGACTAGAGTTGGACAAGGGTCTGGGAGGGGTCTTACCACCTAGAGGACATTGATAAAACATAGTGAAGAGTGAGGGACGAGGAAATGgggacatgaacacacacacacacacacacacacacacacacacacacaagccacagcTCTGAAAGACACTGCAATTCTTGGGTCATTCTGACTCTGGAGAGGATGATGTACCTTCACTGTTAGGAACCCTCGAGATGGGATACTGAGCACAGAGACCTGTGCATCTGGACAGGTTCAGGGGAGAGTTGGCCTGTGAAGAAAATGCTTCCCCTAACTCCTGAAGAAGAGCTGGTTCAGGAAAGGTCTACAGAGTCTCACTTAGGTTTGGGAAAGAAATAGAGCCATGGTTCTGGGATCTGTTCACACCCTTCTCTGATCAAGAGGACACTGCCTGGATGACACTGACTTTGTCACCCTCAACCTGTGGAGGTGGTGATTTGTACACCTCTGAGTTCTGTACATAGTTCATAGTTTCATAGTCCCAAGTCCGATTTGAGTGGGTTTGCATATATTTTTTCGGGACTGAGATTACTCTCCCGTCAGTAATATAAAAGGTCTCAAATgctgactttaaactaaaatcaccTTCAAGTAGTGATTactctttgctttttaattacttttctttgaaataatctgTATGCTGGCACTCGTGTGAGGACTGAGACCAGTACACATTTTCAATTTTCACTAGATAATCATTCAGTGCTTCTGGATACTAGGTGACAATGGGTATCTTCTTGCATGGGTTTCTGAGGTTCTGAATTTATTATGAACATATTGTGACATTGTATGTTATAAAAGAAAGGACTATGAATGGTTGCTTTGGGGCTTATAGGTATAATTCAGGTAGCAAGGATGTTTCAGTGTCTGGTGTCTGACATGTGTGTGATTCTCTTGCAGCTCCTGAACACCCTAGACAGAGATGTCCTGccagcagagccagcagcagTGCCAGCCCCCTCCCAAGTGCACCCCCAAGTGCCCTCCCAAGTGCCAGACACCAAAGTGTCCCCCAAAGTGTCCTCCTAAGtgccctcctgtctcttcctgctgtggTTCCAGTTCCGGGGGCTGCTGTGGTTCCAGCTCTGGAGGCTGCTGCAGCTCTGGAGGTGGTGGCTGCTGCCTGAGCCACCACAGGCCCCGCAGATCTCTCCGTCACAGACACGAGAGCTCTGGATGCTGTAGCAGCGGTGGCAGCAGTGGATGCTgtagcagtggtggcagcagtggctgctgtggcagcagtggtggcagcagctgTGGCAGTAGCCAGCAGTCTGGTGGCTGTTGCTAAGCTGGTGAAGAAGACTTCCAAAGTGTTGCAGGAGGAAGCCATGCTCAGCAGACTGGTCCAGACTTGCTGCCCTTTCCTCCTGCTTCGCTCCTTGGTCTTTGCTCTGAGATGCTGACATCTGTGAAAGATTCTGTATTTCACTCACCAGAGGACAGAGCCCCTTTGCCTCTTTGTTACAAATAAAAAAGCcttgctagttccaggacaggctccaaagccacagagaaaccctgtctcgaaaaaccaaaaaaaaaaaaaaaaaaaagccttggcAACCGGTCCTGACAAGActcttgttcatttctcagcatcATCCCCATCCCATCCTGTAGCCATCTTTTCTACTCTCAGATAGTTGCTCTCTCAgctctttatttatgtgtgcatttcCTATAACTTTGTAACAACTCTTCTACTGTATCTGTAAGAACTACAATGGTCTTTTTATTTGTAATCTGATGTTAGGACTTAGAAATGGCAGTCACTTCTCACAATTTTAAAACCTGAGGAAAACTCAATGTCAATGGACTTGAAGGTCAACGTTCACTATTAGACACTTATTTGAAGGACAAAAATCAATTCTCAGATTGAGGACAAAGAGCACATCAGCCAGTCTTTTCTCTTCACAactgtgtttttcttcctctattctaTACAAAGTTTTGAAGGAGACCTACAGAAACTTACATTGTTCCCATCCCTTTATTTTGCTGCTGTAGCTGAGTTGTGACAATGTGGGAACTTCTGCACAGCTGACCACCGCAAaggtctccctccttcccttctgctggTGGCTGCTGAAATCTTGACATTGAGGAGATCAGCACTCAAGAGTGAATGGTTTGGCAATCTTTGCCTGTGCCTGCTCCAtcttctgtcatttgtt
The genomic region above belongs to Arvicola amphibius chromosome 14, mArvAmp1.2, whole genome shotgun sequence and contains:
- the LOC121676991 gene encoding late cornified envelope protein 1A-like, with the translated sequence MSCQQSQQQCQPPPKCTPKCPPKCQTPKCPPKCPPKCPPVSSCCGSSSGGCCGSSSGGCCSSGGGGCCLSHHRPRRSLRHRHESSGCCSSGGSSGCCSSGGSSGCCGSSGGSSCGSSQQSGGCC